The genomic region GCGCACAAGTGCATGTACGTCCCCTGTGCGCGCACATGTGCAGGTGCGTCCCAGGTGCGCGCAGATGTGCGTGTACGTCCCAGGTGCGCGCCCTAGGCGCGCCGGCCGCCCGCGCTCGTCGCGATGCTGCCCGCTACCACGCACGCGGCGCCGAGCCAACTCGTGGCGTCGAGGCGCTCGGCGGGCACCGCGCCCGCGGCGAGCGAGGCGATCGCGAGCGTCACGAGCGGGCCCGCCGCGAGCAGCGCGGAGACGCGCGAGGCCTCCCAGTGCGCGAGCGCAGCGGCGAGCGCGCCGTAGCCGAGCAGCGTGTTCGCCCCGCAGAACGCGACGAGGCCCCAGCCGCGCGCATCGAGCGCGGCGAGCTGCGCGGGCTCGGCGAACGGCGTGAAGCAAACCGCGCAGCCCGCGTAGAGCAGCAGCATCAGCGCCTGCGAGGGGAGCCGCACGAGCAGCTGCTTCTGCGCGAGGCCGTAGCCAGCCCACGTGATCGAGGCGAACACGATGAGCAGCACGCCTGAGAAGTAGCGATCGAGCTCGCTCGCGAGCTGTGCGAGCTGCGCCCAGCTGAACGTGACGAGGCCGACGACGAGCGTCGCGAAGCCGGCCCACTGCACACGCGTGAAGCGCTCGCCGAACACGAACAAGCTGCCGAGCGTGAGCAGCACCTGCGCGAGCTGGATCAGCACCTGCGCGCTTGCGGGCGTCGTGCGCTGCAAGCCCACGAGGTACGCGATGTAGTTCGCGGCCAGGCCGGCGACGGCGAGCGCGAGGAGCAGCCAGCCGCCACCTGCGAGCTTGCGCAGCTCGGGCAGCTCCCTGCGCGCTGCGAGCCACGCGAAGAGTGCGACGCTCGCGATCACGAAGCGCGCCCACGTGAGCGTGAGCGGCGTGACGCGCGCGAGCGCGCCGGCGAGCGCGAACGGCAGCACGGCCCACAACAACATCGTCGTCGCCGCGAAGCCCGCGCCGAGCGCGACCTCGCCGCTGGGCTTGTGCAGCGCGGTCTCGCTCACTCCGGCGCGTCCCCGTTCGGCCAGCTCAGCTCGCCGTCGCCTTGCAGCGACACCGACAGATCCACGGACTCGCACACGCCATCCGCGAACAGAAGGCCGAGGCCCGCGTCCTCGATGCGGTGGAAGCGCAGCGCGTCGTCCGATGCTTCCTCGTCGAGCGCGAGCGCGCCGATGGGCGCGAGCGCGCGCTTGGCCTCGGCCTCGCGCATGCCGATCGGCCGCACTCCGCGCACGGAGGTGCTCTCGGCCTCGCACACGACGAGCGTCAAGCGGCCTCCGAGGTCGGCGTCGAAGTAGAGCGAGAAGCCGAAACGCTCGTAGTGCCAACCGAAGCGCACGCCAGCGAGTTCGTCGTCTTCCTCGATGCGGTCGGGCTCACCCGCGCGCGCGCGGGCTTCGTCGCGCGTCATGCCGAGCCGCACGCGGCCGATGCCCCAGCGCGGGTGAATCTGCGGCTGCATCGTGTCTCCTCGGCGGCCGCCTAGCGTGACCGCGGGCCGCGTCGCACGCTAGGCGGCTCACGAGGAGCTGCGATGGATCTGCGCCTGTTCGCCACCGTGTTCGCGAGCGTGTTCGT from Deltaproteobacteria bacterium harbors:
- a CDS encoding DMT family transporter; its protein translation is MLLWAVLPFALAGALARVTPLTLTWARFVIASVALFAWLAARRELPELRKLAGGGWLLLALAVAGLAANYIAYLVGLQRTTPASAQVLIQLAQVLLTLGSLFVFGERFTRVQWAGFATLVVGLVTFSWAQLAQLASELDRYFSGVLLIVFASITWAGYGLAQKQLLVRLPSQALMLLLYAGCAVCFTPFAEPAQLAALDARGWGLVAFCGANTLLGYGALAAALAHWEASRVSALLAAGPLVTLAIASLAAGAVPAERLDATSWLGAACVVAGSIATSAGGRRA